Within Aspergillus oryzae RIB40 DNA, chromosome 2, the genomic segment TAGCCCTTTCCACAGATAGAATCCCATATGCGAGCCTAAGGCGGCAGCGGTCCCTTCGTCCAAGAGAAGGCTAACATCCCATTGACGCGCATCTGTCTCCAGTGGTTTCGCTGAGCTCATGATGACATTCGTAATGTGCTCGCGGGTCTCAAGCTCGTTCACGAATCGATTTCCATTATCCAAAAGGAGAattccaccttctccacggAGTGCCTCCGCCGCAAGAATCTTAACAGACGCCGAGGgttccttctcatccacaaATCCGGTCGGATGGATTTGAACTTGTTCCATATCCACTAACCCAGCGCCTATATTCTCGAGAAGAGGCTGTGTTCCCTCAACAGCCTGGTTCGTCGAAGGTATCCCAGCCAAATCGGGCCGATACTTGGCAAGCAGTCCATGCGCATCTCCTGCAAATCCACCGCTTGCAAACACAACCGGCCCATTAAGCGTAGTGGTAGTATTGTCCTCCGTTTCAGTCTTCTCACCACCTGTATACTGGACCCCTAAGACCTCATCCGCCTCGCGCAACACCTTCGTAACCCTAGCCCCCGACCGAAGCTGAAACAGGGAACTAGTCTCCAAAGAATCCAAAAGCGTGCTAACGATAGAAATCCCAGGCGGTCGCTGACCAGCCCCACGATGCGTCCGCGGGCGACTATGTCCCCCCAACCGGCAAACCTTGCTCAAGTCGACACCTTTCTCATCCGTGAGCCAGTAAACTGCCTCAGCAGACGAAGCAGTGAGGGTGGAAATAAGCGATTCCCGCCTTTTTTGTTCCTCAGCCGGGGAAGATGCGAAAACATCTCCTGCCGATTTAATTGTGTCGGTGAGAAAAAGCTCTTGGGAGTCATTGGTATCTTCAGGCTGAAATTTCGTCGGCGCTCCGTTTATTCCTGATGAAGCTTTGATACTATTGCCACCGGGCTTTTCGGCCCTGTCGAGCATTATGACAGGGACTTGATGTGAGATGAGTTGCGTCGCTGCTGATAATCCGGCGAGTCCGGATCCAACCACGATTACAGGCTGGGGTTGTGCCAGTGACGACGACAGCGGGTACGGTGAGGTAGTCATTGTTGTGAAGAATCTGGAAATACTATTTTGTAAAGGGTGAAGTAGTAACTGGACTGGACGTATATTCATATTCCAATTGTCAAGATAGGAAGTATGGCTATGGTCGTGGTATAGATAATATACGAGCTGGTTTGGGGAGGACAAGAATCGTATGATATCAGATCATTCCACCCCCGCGGATCTCGTTTGTTCCGTGTCACCCATGGATCAGACGCATGCCATTCCACGTTTGGGAGATTCCTGTTCAGTTTAATTCAAGTAAGGATAACTTAATGTCAATTTGTTGGCCTGAGGCGTTTTATTCATATCATGATCTGGAAATTATTGCCCTAACGGTGTTCCCAACACCGTCTGGTCCGTCACTTTTCCTCACAAAAACCAGCTTGAGTAGTATTGATCCGATATGGTCAAGTGTACCAGATCAATCATTATCATGAAACGGACAAGCACTTCTATTAACCATCAAGGGTCAGTGACCAGT encodes:
- the frdA gene encoding putative FAD dependent oxidoreductase (fumarate reductase, flavoprotein subunit), whose translation is MNIRPVQLLLHPLQNSISRFFTTMTTSPYPLSSSLAQPQPVIVVGSGLAGLSAATQLISHQVPVIMLDRAEKPGGNSIKASSGINGAPTKFQPEDTNDSQELFLTDTIKSAGDVFASSPAEEQKRRESLISTLTASSAEAVYWLTDEKGVDLSKVCRLGGHSRPRTHRGAGQRPPGISIVSTLLDSLETSSLFQLRSGARVTKVLREADEVLGVQYTGGEKTETEDNTTTTLNGPVVFASGGFAGDAHGLLAKYRPDLAGIPSTNQAVEGTQPLLENIGAGLVDMEQVQIHPTGFVDEKEPSASVKILAAEALRGEGGILLLDNGNRFVNELETREHITNVIMSSAKPLETDARQWDVSLLLDEGTAAALGSHMGFYLWKGLMRKTTVHELDPPVLETIKTYADIVSGKQQDEFGRAAFGNWTLKDVTPDSVVYIGKVTPVTHFTMGGATIDKRSQVLDKNGAPIKGLWAAGEVTGGLHGQNRLGGSSLLECVVFGRIAGNEAAAFYKKHYAS